The Desulfosporosinus acidiphilus SJ4 genome has a window encoding:
- the nifK gene encoding nitrogenase molybdenum-iron protein subunit beta — MSHMETCTKVTKEWLNTMEYREKNFAREKLVINPAKACQPLGALLCSLGIEGCLPFVHGSQGCAAYFRSTLSRHFREPVAAVSDSMTEDSAVFGGQSNFHEGLKNAYTVYSPKVIAVFTSCMAEVIGDDIKAYLGNAKEQGSIPKEFPVALANTPSFKGSHITGYDSMLKGLIDCLAEPRQEEKINDRLYVVPGFDTYPANLREYKRYLKLMGAPSALIPDHSDVLDSPNLGTYQLFPGGTPIKDMKEALNAKSYLCLQSYTTPSTSKYLAGKEVPVETIPMPIGIGGTDKFIEAIATFTGREVPEEVTIERGRAIDAMTDAHQYIHGKKFALFGDPDILVGVVSFLLEMGGEPVHIVCTNSTPAFKKAMEKLLASSPYGQGATLYPGKDLWHLRSLLVTEPVDMLIGDGHGKYAARDANIPLIRIGIPIYDRVNLHRYPIVGYNGVINLITMIVNTFLDEKDRNSTDTYFELMR; from the coding sequence ATGTCGCATATGGAGACTTGCACGAAGGTCACAAAAGAGTGGCTTAATACGATGGAATACCGAGAAAAGAATTTTGCCCGGGAAAAGTTGGTCATTAACCCGGCTAAAGCCTGTCAGCCTCTAGGCGCCCTGCTTTGCTCCCTGGGCATTGAAGGTTGTTTGCCCTTCGTTCATGGTTCTCAAGGCTGCGCCGCTTATTTTCGCAGCACCTTATCCCGTCATTTCCGGGAGCCTGTAGCAGCGGTGTCGGATTCTATGACGGAGGATTCGGCGGTTTTCGGCGGGCAGTCGAACTTTCATGAGGGTTTAAAAAATGCTTATACCGTTTACAGTCCCAAAGTGATAGCGGTATTCACGAGCTGTATGGCGGAAGTTATCGGCGATGATATCAAGGCCTATTTAGGGAATGCCAAGGAACAAGGATCGATACCGAAAGAGTTTCCTGTGGCTTTGGCGAATACCCCCAGCTTTAAAGGATCTCATATTACCGGGTATGACTCCATGCTCAAAGGTCTTATTGATTGTTTAGCAGAACCCAGGCAGGAAGAGAAAATCAACGATAGGCTTTATGTAGTCCCCGGATTTGATACCTATCCGGCGAACCTGCGGGAATATAAACGGTATCTCAAACTCATGGGTGCTCCCTCTGCTCTTATCCCTGATCACAGCGATGTTTTGGATTCTCCGAATTTAGGCACCTATCAGCTTTTCCCCGGCGGAACACCTATTAAAGATATGAAAGAGGCGTTAAATGCCAAGAGCTATTTGTGCCTGCAATCCTACACCACTCCGTCAACCAGTAAATACCTGGCAGGTAAAGAAGTTCCTGTGGAAACGATTCCGATGCCCATCGGAATCGGAGGAACCGACAAATTTATTGAAGCGATTGCCACATTCACGGGTCGAGAGGTTCCTGAGGAAGTTACCATTGAACGGGGACGGGCCATTGATGCCATGACAGATGCTCATCAATATATTCATGGCAAGAAATTTGCTCTCTTTGGAGATCCGGATATTCTCGTCGGTGTGGTTTCCTTCCTCTTAGAAATGGGAGGAGAGCCTGTTCACATCGTTTGTACCAACTCTACTCCAGCCTTTAAAAAAGCTATGGAAAAACTGCTGGCTTCCAGTCCTTATGGTCAAGGAGCCACCCTCTATCCAGGCAAGGATCTTTGGCACCTGCGGTCGCTATTAGTCACCGAGCCGGTTGATATGCTGATTGGTGACGGCCATGGCAAGTATGCTGCCCGAGATGCCAATATTCCCTTAATTAGAATAGGGATTCCTATTTATGACCGGGTGAACCTCCACCGCTATCCTATCGTGGGCTATAACGGAGTCATTAACTTGATTACGATGATTGTTAATACCTTCCTGGATGAAAAAGACAGGAATTCCACAGACACTTATTTTGAATTAATGCGCTAA
- the nifD gene encoding nitrogenase molybdenum-iron protein alpha chain gives MSVLETTEFRKQVVEEVLDIYPEKAKKNRRKHITVKENNECASCAVKSNAKTVPGLMTARGCAYAGAKGVVWGPVKDVTHISHGPVGCGYYSWANRRNLADGEIGVDNFVPFLFTSDFQESDIIYGGDKKLEKIIEEIVELFPNTQGVSVLSECPVGLIGDDIESVSRRMSEKLNLPVIPVRCEGFRGISQSLGHHIANDAIRDHLIGKGPEREVGPYDVGIIGDYNIGGDAWASKKILEEIGLKVVNIWTGDSTVEMLQNGHRVKLNLIHCYRSMNYMARHMEETYGTPWLEFNFFGPTKIRESVLKIAAMFDDTIIEKAQIVLENYEAEMQKVIDIYRPRLEGKKVMLYVGGLRPRHVVGAYEDLGMEVIGTGYEFAHSEDYDKTMANIKDGTLIYDDVTAYELEEFVNKLKPDLVGSGIKEKYVFEKMGLPFRQMHSWDYSGPYHGYEGFPIFARDMDMAVNSPTWKSIKAPWSK, from the coding sequence ATGAGCGTATTGGAGACAACGGAATTCAGGAAGCAAGTTGTTGAAGAAGTACTGGATATTTATCCGGAAAAAGCTAAAAAGAACCGGAGAAAGCATATTACCGTTAAAGAAAATAATGAGTGTGCCAGCTGTGCCGTTAAATCTAATGCGAAAACTGTTCCCGGCCTGATGACAGCCCGGGGATGCGCTTATGCAGGGGCTAAAGGTGTTGTTTGGGGACCGGTGAAAGATGTTACCCATATTTCCCACGGACCAGTGGGATGCGGATACTATTCCTGGGCCAACCGCAGGAATTTAGCGGACGGCGAGATTGGCGTTGATAACTTTGTCCCTTTTTTATTCACCTCGGACTTTCAGGAGAGCGATATCATCTACGGTGGGGACAAAAAGCTGGAGAAAATTATCGAAGAGATTGTAGAGCTGTTTCCCAACACCCAAGGAGTTTCAGTTCTCTCGGAATGTCCTGTGGGATTGATTGGAGATGACATTGAGAGCGTATCCCGGCGTATGAGTGAGAAACTGAACCTTCCGGTCATCCCGGTTCGCTGCGAGGGATTCCGGGGTATAAGCCAGTCTTTGGGCCATCATATTGCCAACGATGCCATCCGAGATCATCTCATAGGCAAAGGTCCGGAAAGAGAAGTCGGTCCCTACGATGTGGGGATTATCGGAGATTACAATATCGGAGGCGATGCCTGGGCCAGCAAAAAAATTCTGGAGGAAATCGGCTTAAAGGTTGTTAATATCTGGACCGGCGATTCCACAGTGGAAATGCTGCAGAACGGACATCGTGTCAAGCTGAATTTAATTCACTGTTATCGCAGCATGAATTACATGGCCCGCCACATGGAGGAAACCTATGGTACTCCCTGGCTGGAGTTTAATTTCTTTGGGCCGACGAAGATCAGGGAATCCGTTCTTAAAATCGCTGCCATGTTTGATGACACCATTATTGAAAAAGCTCAGATCGTCCTGGAAAATTACGAGGCAGAGATGCAAAAGGTTATCGATATTTATCGCCCGCGTTTGGAAGGAAAAAAAGTGATGCTCTATGTGGGAGGTCTTCGCCCCAGGCACGTGGTGGGAGCATATGAAGACTTGGGTATGGAAGTGATCGGGACGGGTTACGAATTTGCCCACAGCGAAGATTATGACAAGACCATGGCTAATATTAAAGACGGAACTTTGATTTATGATGATGTGACGGCTTATGAACTTGAAGAGTTCGTCAATAAGTTAAAGCCCGATCTCGTAGGATCGGGGATTAAGGAAAAGTATGTTTTTGAAAAGATGGGCTTGCCTTTCCGGCAAATGCATTCTTGGGATTATTCAGGGCCTTATCATGGCTATGAAGGATTCCCGATTTTCGCCCGGGATATGGATATGGCTGTCAACAGCCCTACCTGGAAATCAATTAAAGCTCCTTGGTCTAAATAA